In one window of Bifidobacterium crudilactis DNA:
- a CDS encoding HAD family hydrolase, with product MTLRAVFWDMDGTLIDSEPYWHDGEFAIAKRFGGTWNEALGWQMSGTALSLCARKMREMGTDLPEERIAELMVDYVARRELEAMPWTGGVLSVLKSLVKAGVPSVLVTSSPRTLAEVVVRQAPEGAFSAFVCGDDGLPSKPDPAPYEHAAELLGIAHDDIKECIALEDSPSGLQSAVASGATTIAVTGFTRADVREQHQFTSIRDYVGIDATVLENFVTARTRQGNKL from the coding sequence ATGACATTGCGAGCTGTGTTCTGGGATATGGATGGCACGCTGATAGATTCCGAGCCTTACTGGCATGATGGCGAATTTGCCATAGCGAAACGCTTCGGCGGCACTTGGAATGAAGCGTTGGGCTGGCAGATGTCGGGGACGGCTCTGTCTCTGTGCGCGAGGAAAATGCGCGAAATGGGCACGGACCTCCCCGAAGAACGTATTGCCGAACTCATGGTCGACTATGTGGCACGCCGCGAGTTGGAGGCAATGCCTTGGACGGGCGGCGTGCTGTCCGTCCTGAAATCCTTGGTGAAGGCCGGGGTGCCTTCCGTTCTGGTGACATCGTCTCCGAGAACGTTGGCTGAAGTCGTTGTACGGCAGGCTCCTGAGGGAGCCTTTTCGGCTTTTGTATGCGGCGACGATGGTCTGCCGTCGAAGCCGGACCCGGCACCTTATGAACATGCCGCGGAATTACTCGGAATAGCGCATGACGACATCAAGGAATGCATCGCTTTGGAGGACTCTCCCTCAGGGTTGCAATCCGCCGTTGCCTCCGGTGCGACCACGATTGCCGTGACCGGATTCACCAGGGCGGATGTCAGGGAGCAGCATCAATTCACCTCGATTCGCGATTATGTCGGCATTGATGCCACGGTGCTTGAAAACTTCGTCACAGCCAGAACAAGGCAGGGCAACAAGCTCTGA
- a CDS encoding pyrimidine dimer DNA glycosylase/endonuclease V — MRMWSLTPAVLDAKGIVACWRESLLAQAVLSGKTKGYTHHPQLERFRACEHPLAAVASYLGPLADEADRRGYHFDRSRILERPDPELRLTVNAGQLSYEWRLLLKKLEQRDPKAYARMTERGPQPHPIFLVVPGPVAAWEKVIAGV, encoded by the coding sequence ATGAGAATGTGGAGTCTGACCCCTGCTGTGCTCGATGCCAAAGGCATCGTTGCCTGCTGGCGGGAATCGTTGTTGGCGCAGGCCGTGTTGTCTGGCAAGACCAAGGGCTATACGCATCATCCCCAACTTGAACGTTTTCGCGCATGCGAGCATCCGCTGGCCGCTGTGGCCAGTTATCTGGGGCCGCTGGCTGATGAGGCGGATCGGCGTGGATATCACTTCGACCGCTCCAGAATCCTGGAGCGGCCTGATCCTGAACTGCGGTTGACGGTCAACGCTGGGCAGCTGTCCTACGAATGGAGACTGCTACTCAAGAAGCTGGAACAACGCGATCCGAAGGCGTATGCGCGCATGACGGAACGCGGTCCCCAGCCGCATCCGATTTTCCTTGTGGTTCCCGGTCCTGTAGCCGCCTGGGAAAAGGTTATTGCCGGTGTGTAA
- a CDS encoding carbohydrate ABC transporter permease — protein sequence MSESQEVTRRRPAPSKSWRNRMGIIEWKASPYLYIAPFFLLFAVVGLFPLIYTVFVAMRQYNTLTGDAGWAVCGATCSDTQASWLGNFQWVLHQEAFWVALRNSVSIFLLSSVPQVICALLIAWILDANLKAKTFWRMGVLLPYVVAPSAAGIIFSQIFSDRMGAVNALLQAIGMQPIMWHGSALWSHIAIAMIVNFRWTGYNALIFLAAMQAIPRDVIEAAVVDGAGKWRTFRSVTLPMLRPTLIFVIITSTIGGLQIFDEPQLFHNAASAGGGVNNQYLTVSLYLYKLGFVNVTVGQPNLGRAAAVAWFLFIIIVLVTMLNFWLTRRMSSGTRVKRDKATLRELKKRQDAELLRARRSGANARADEQQATLEQTSEVAR from the coding sequence ATGTCAGAATCGCAAGAGGTCACGCGGAGACGGCCGGCACCATCGAAGTCCTGGAGAAACAGGATGGGTATCATCGAGTGGAAGGCCTCGCCTTATCTCTATATCGCCCCGTTCTTCCTACTGTTCGCAGTAGTCGGTCTGTTCCCGCTCATTTACACCGTATTCGTGGCGATGCGACAGTACAATACCCTGACAGGCGATGCAGGATGGGCGGTGTGCGGTGCGACATGCTCCGACACACAGGCATCCTGGCTCGGCAATTTTCAATGGGTGCTGCATCAGGAAGCCTTCTGGGTGGCTTTGCGGAATTCGGTATCCATCTTTCTGCTCAGCTCCGTTCCGCAGGTGATATGCGCTTTGCTGATCGCGTGGATTCTCGATGCGAATCTGAAGGCGAAAACCTTTTGGAGGATGGGTGTGCTCCTCCCGTATGTGGTCGCACCGTCAGCCGCAGGCATCATCTTCTCCCAGATATTTTCGGACCGGATGGGTGCGGTCAACGCATTGCTTCAAGCCATAGGCATGCAGCCGATCATGTGGCATGGCAGTGCGTTGTGGTCGCATATCGCAATCGCCATGATCGTCAATTTCCGTTGGACCGGATACAACGCCTTGATATTCCTGGCGGCGATGCAGGCGATTCCGCGCGACGTCATCGAAGCGGCCGTAGTGGACGGCGCCGGGAAATGGAGGACCTTCCGGTCGGTGACCCTGCCGATGCTGCGACCGACGCTGATTTTCGTGATTATCACGTCGACCATCGGCGGATTGCAGATATTCGATGAACCGCAGCTCTTCCATAACGCCGCCAGCGCCGGAGGAGGCGTCAACAACCAGTACCTGACCGTGTCGTTGTACCTGTACAAGTTGGGATTCGTGAATGTCACGGTTGGGCAGCCCAATCTGGGACGTGCCGCAGCGGTGGCGTGGTTCCTGTTCATCATCATCGTGCTGGTGACCATGTTGAACTTCTGGCTTACCAGAAGGATGTCGTCGGGAACTCGTGTCAAACGCGACAAGGCAACATTGCGGGAACTCAAGAAGCGTCAGGATGCCGAATTGCTCAGGGCTCGCCGCTCCGGTGCAAATGCCCGTGCAGACGAGCAACAAGCGACTCTCGAACAGACAAGTGAGGTGGCACGATGA
- the grpE gene encoding nucleotide exchange factor GrpE, producing the protein MSEFDKDDYLRDMPDADSLADKTGGESASPKSSAKADAPEGSEKSDASGTSADSDETRQAGQDKADASEGSDKEGLTDLGKAKQEAAGYLEALQRERAEFINFRNRTVKEQDRFRQHGIIDVLTALLPALDDIDRIRQHGDLDDSFQAVSAKIDKTFEKFGVEKFGEAGEDFDPTKHEAILHKPDAEAKKETVDTVVESGYRIGDRVIRAARVVVASPQGASA; encoded by the coding sequence ATGTCCGAGTTCGACAAGGACGACTACTTGCGGGATATGCCCGATGCCGATTCGCTGGCCGACAAGACCGGCGGCGAATCGGCATCCCCGAAGTCGTCGGCGAAAGCCGATGCACCGGAGGGTTCCGAGAAATCGGATGCCTCCGGCACCTCGGCGGACTCCGACGAGACCAGGCAAGCCGGTCAGGATAAGGCCGATGCCTCGGAAGGCTCCGATAAGGAAGGGCTTACCGATCTCGGCAAGGCGAAGCAGGAGGCCGCGGGTTATCTCGAAGCCCTGCAGCGTGAAAGAGCGGAGTTCATCAACTTTCGCAATCGCACGGTCAAGGAGCAGGACCGCTTCCGGCAGCACGGCATTATCGACGTGCTCACCGCGCTGCTCCCTGCACTCGACGACATCGACAGAATTCGGCAGCATGGCGATCTGGATGATTCCTTCCAGGCCGTCAGCGCGAAGATCGACAAGACCTTCGAGAAGTTCGGTGTCGAGAAGTTCGGGGAAGCCGGTGAGGATTTCGATCCCACCAAGCATGAGGCGATACTGCACAAACCCGATGCGGAAGCCAAGAAGGAGACCGTTGATACGGTCGTCGAATCCGGATATCGCATCGGAGATCGAGTGATTCGCGCGGCGCGTGTCGTCGTGGCCTCGCCTCAGGGAGCTTCGGCCTGA
- a CDS encoding YesL family protein, which translates to MGMFSPDSAFMRGLSAMIDAIWINLLLIVTSLPLITVGAAMTAAHDAGRKSLEARGHVTSNFFDSFKRNFVQSTILWLPFAVTGLALVYAWVVLQFTPLLIVKIAFSVIWYIGWLWVWALQARFENTVSGTLKNAVVIGISRIGLTVVMAVIDALMAALVVASWFLMPEGLFLLVLFGYGTLIMLHTPLLERGMAAWL; encoded by the coding sequence ATGGGTATGTTCTCACCTGATTCCGCATTCATGCGAGGTCTGTCCGCCATGATCGACGCGATATGGATCAATCTGCTGCTGATCGTGACCAGCCTGCCGTTGATAACCGTCGGTGCGGCGATGACCGCCGCCCACGACGCGGGGCGAAAGTCCCTGGAGGCACGCGGGCATGTCACCTCGAATTTCTTTGATTCGTTCAAACGCAACTTTGTTCAGTCGACCATCCTTTGGTTGCCGTTCGCAGTCACGGGGCTTGCGCTGGTGTATGCATGGGTGGTGCTGCAGTTCACGCCCCTGCTGATAGTGAAAATCGCGTTCTCGGTGATCTGGTATATCGGCTGGCTGTGGGTCTGGGCGTTGCAGGCCCGATTTGAAAACACCGTGTCCGGGACTTTGAAGAACGCCGTCGTGATCGGTATATCCCGTATAGGTCTCACGGTCGTCATGGCGGTAATCGACGCCCTGATGGCGGCTCTGGTCGTGGCGTCCTGGTTCCTGATGCCGGAGGGCCTGTTTCTGTTGGTGCTGTTCGGATACGGCACGTTGATCATGCTGCATACGCCGTTGCTCGAACGTGGGATGGCCGCCTGGCTCTGA
- a CDS encoding ABC transporter substrate-binding protein: MSVSRTVIAKKVLASLAAGAAVIGFAGCGGSGDSASSTNSDGKVVIKVQTFNNFGYGKSTAERPGADLWAAYEKEHPNVKIEETVASGSDDARSAFNTAISSGSDAYDVYAADIAWMPSILAMPDKFVDLSSYVKGNDWLDWKTEGGTTESGKLIGAGNDIGPTAVCYRSDLFAKAGLPTDRDEVAKMLGGDSASWDTYFKAGEEYTKKTGLPWYDAMGGIWGTMKTQIKEAYVKKDGTVVATDSTVKNLYDQLTATSDMSAHLNQWSDDWNASFKSDSGFATIMCPAWLVNNIKGNSGEDFKGWDIADVTPGGGSNQGGSWLVVPETSKVKTEAAKLVAWLTAPDQQVATFKAAAQFPSSPTALKNSEVTDKVDSFLNNAPTGKIYANRADAVKVIPYTGSQYYDIDSKLGDALGRVDVTKEQSASQSWQQFVNDVKALS, encoded by the coding sequence ATGAGTGTTTCTAGGACTGTGATCGCTAAGAAGGTGTTGGCATCCCTCGCTGCGGGGGCCGCGGTCATCGGATTCGCCGGATGCGGAGGCTCCGGAGACAGTGCAAGCAGTACCAACAGCGACGGCAAAGTCGTCATCAAAGTTCAGACCTTCAACAATTTCGGCTATGGAAAGAGCACGGCTGAGCGACCGGGCGCAGATCTGTGGGCGGCCTATGAGAAGGAGCACCCGAATGTGAAAATCGAGGAGACCGTGGCATCCGGTTCGGATGATGCGCGCTCGGCTTTCAACACGGCCATCTCATCGGGTTCGGATGCCTACGATGTGTATGCGGCGGACATCGCATGGATGCCTTCCATCCTGGCGATGCCGGATAAATTCGTCGATCTTTCGAGCTACGTGAAGGGGAACGACTGGCTCGATTGGAAGACGGAGGGAGGGACTACGGAAAGCGGAAAGCTGATAGGCGCCGGCAACGACATCGGACCGACGGCCGTGTGCTATCGCTCCGATCTCTTCGCCAAGGCAGGACTGCCGACCGACCGTGATGAAGTAGCCAAGATGCTCGGCGGAGACAGTGCCAGCTGGGACACCTATTTCAAGGCCGGTGAGGAATACACCAAGAAAACCGGTCTGCCTTGGTACGACGCCATGGGTGGAATCTGGGGCACGATGAAGACGCAAATCAAGGAAGCATACGTCAAGAAGGATGGTACGGTCGTCGCCACGGACAGCACGGTGAAGAACCTCTACGACCAGCTTACCGCGACGTCCGACATGTCAGCGCACCTCAACCAGTGGTCCGATGATTGGAACGCCAGCTTCAAGTCGGATTCCGGATTCGCCACGATCATGTGCCCTGCTTGGCTGGTCAACAACATCAAGGGCAATTCAGGCGAGGACTTCAAAGGCTGGGACATAGCGGATGTGACACCTGGAGGCGGCAGCAACCAAGGCGGTTCATGGCTCGTGGTGCCCGAAACCTCGAAGGTGAAGACCGAGGCGGCGAAACTCGTGGCATGGCTCACCGCGCCAGACCAGCAGGTCGCGACCTTCAAGGCGGCGGCCCAGTTCCCGAGTTCCCCGACCGCATTGAAGAACTCTGAAGTCACCGACAAGGTCGACAGCTTCCTCAACAACGCCCCCACCGGGAAGATCTACGCCAACCGCGCCGACGCGGTCAAGGTCATCCCATACACCGGCAGTCAGTACTACGACATTGATTCCAAGCTCGGAGACGCACTCGGTCGCGTCGACGTGACCAAGGAGCAGTCCGCATCACAATCGTGGCAGCAGTTCGTGAACGATGTGAAGGCACTGTCGTAG
- a CDS encoding DnaJ C-terminal domain-containing protein translates to MAENEWLNKDFYKVLGVSKDASETEITKAYRKLARQYHPDLNKGAAAEEKFKDISEAYDVLRNKEQRQKYDAIRQFGMGGARFAGGSGQAGFDANSFQDVFGSMFGGAADGQGGSRVRFSTSGGGQPDFSDIFSAFGGAGGASSRRGYQRAQEQPQPSKGADRNSSITLSFRQAVKGATVSLSVGGSKFKTHLPAGVGDGQKIRLSGKGHPGQYGGASGDLYLTVHVKRDERFTLDGLDVRMKLPVTVSEAALGAKVETLDIDGEAITVKVPAGSTTGTEVRIAGKGVHNSKGKGDLVATIQVALPHKLGIKQKKLLRELEAESESFASELHELRMRPSAQ, encoded by the coding sequence ATGGCTGAGAATGAATGGCTGAACAAGGACTTTTACAAGGTTCTGGGTGTCTCTAAGGATGCCAGCGAAACGGAGATCACCAAGGCGTATCGCAAACTGGCACGCCAGTATCACCCAGATCTGAACAAGGGTGCCGCAGCGGAAGAGAAGTTCAAGGACATCTCCGAAGCATACGATGTGCTGCGCAACAAGGAACAGCGTCAGAAATACGACGCGATTCGCCAGTTCGGCATGGGCGGGGCACGGTTCGCAGGGGGTTCCGGCCAGGCAGGATTCGATGCCAACAGCTTCCAGGATGTGTTCGGTTCGATGTTCGGTGGAGCGGCGGACGGGCAGGGCGGTTCGCGCGTCCGCTTCTCCACTTCCGGAGGCGGGCAGCCCGACTTCTCGGATATCTTCTCCGCGTTCGGAGGCGCCGGCGGAGCTTCTTCGCGGCGCGGATACCAGCGTGCACAGGAACAGCCCCAACCGTCCAAAGGTGCGGACCGAAATTCCTCCATCACGCTGAGCTTCCGTCAAGCCGTCAAAGGTGCCACCGTCTCGTTAAGCGTCGGAGGAAGCAAATTTAAGACGCACCTTCCGGCAGGGGTGGGCGACGGCCAGAAAATTCGCCTCTCCGGCAAAGGTCACCCGGGCCAGTACGGAGGCGCCAGCGGGGATCTCTACCTCACCGTTCATGTGAAGAGGGACGAGCGCTTCACCCTCGATGGCCTGGACGTGCGGATGAAGCTGCCCGTCACCGTCTCTGAGGCGGCGCTCGGCGCGAAAGTGGAGACCTTGGACATCGACGGCGAAGCCATCACGGTCAAGGTCCCAGCGGGCTCCACGACGGGCACCGAGGTGCGTATCGCAGGCAAGGGCGTCCACAACAGCAAAGGTAAGGGTGACCTGGTTGCCACGATTCAGGTGGCGCTTCCCCATAAGCTCGGCATCAAGCAGAAGAAGCTGCTGCGTGAGCTCGAGGCCGAGAGCGAGAGCTTCGCGTCCGAACTCCATGAGCTCCGTATGCGTCCTTCCGCCCAATAG
- a CDS encoding LacI family DNA-binding transcriptional regulator, with the protein MGNGKVVTIRDVAERAGVAVSTASRALGAGSASPSTRQKVRRAASELHFSPNLAARRLSSGRSGVVALAVPEPTPFIFGDAFIAGMISRLSLSFAERGLLPLLALTNPDDSDGFERLLDRVGADGMVVLSYHLSNTVAEAIRRYQKPQVFIGRPPQDTAVPYVDVNNHAGGYLAGKRLLEIGRTRIVVIAGPEDMTAPVDRTEGMVEALGEAGLQPLAVVQGPFSTEFGAKAMKRLLDDFPHLDAVFAESDEIAAGAMQAMASYERQIRVPEDVAIIGFDDFRLARALSPKLTSLAQPLDAMADGAVRMLEECLRDGKCRQRSEIFEVQLKIRDSA; encoded by the coding sequence ATGGGCAACGGAAAAGTGGTGACGATACGGGATGTCGCGGAGCGTGCCGGTGTCGCCGTATCCACCGCGTCGCGCGCACTTGGTGCTGGGTCCGCTTCGCCGTCGACCAGGCAGAAGGTTCGGAGGGCCGCCAGTGAACTTCATTTTTCTCCGAATCTGGCGGCTCGGAGATTGTCTTCGGGCCGTAGTGGGGTTGTGGCGCTTGCGGTTCCGGAGCCCACGCCCTTCATATTCGGTGACGCCTTCATAGCGGGAATGATTAGTCGGCTTTCGCTCTCCTTCGCCGAGCGAGGGCTTCTGCCGCTGTTGGCTTTGACCAATCCTGATGACAGCGATGGTTTCGAAAGGCTGTTGGACAGGGTGGGTGCTGACGGCATGGTGGTGCTCAGCTATCATCTGAGCAATACGGTTGCCGAAGCAATTCGTCGGTACCAGAAGCCTCAGGTATTCATTGGTCGTCCTCCTCAGGACACGGCGGTGCCGTATGTGGATGTGAACAATCACGCCGGTGGATATTTGGCAGGGAAACGTCTGTTGGAAATAGGCAGAACACGCATCGTCGTGATTGCGGGGCCCGAGGACATGACTGCTCCCGTCGACAGAACCGAAGGCATGGTCGAGGCCTTGGGAGAAGCAGGACTGCAGCCTCTCGCGGTGGTGCAAGGGCCGTTCTCCACGGAGTTCGGGGCGAAGGCGATGAAGCGGTTGCTCGATGACTTTCCTCATCTGGATGCGGTATTCGCCGAATCCGATGAAATCGCTGCGGGGGCGATGCAGGCAATGGCTTCGTATGAGCGGCAAATCAGAGTCCCCGAGGATGTGGCGATTATCGGCTTCGACGATTTTCGTCTGGCCAGGGCATTGTCCCCCAAACTGACATCATTGGCCCAGCCTTTGGACGCAATGGCCGACGGAGCCGTGCGCATGTTGGAGGAATGCTTGCGTGATGGGAAATGCCGGCAACGGAGCGAGATTTTTGAGGTTCAGCTCAAGATACGTGATAGCGCCTGA
- a CDS encoding ABC transporter substrate-binding protein, with product MKNLKTIASAATAIIIGLGSLAGCGGGSASGDKGHVYYLNGKPEVVDQLKQLAEDYTKESGVQVDIQTAASGSYESTLTSELSKSNAPTMFTVAGYDEFAKYKQYLKPIQDTDVYKLMSDEGKANAHQDSDGVYTMPYAAEWYGIIYNKKIVNEYASKSYALIHSDADITNYETLKKVAEDMQKHKDDLGIKAAFATPGLDSSDSYRFAAHMTRLPLFYEFRDADSTFEATIKGTYLKNYKDLFDLEMKNSPTEASLLSSKSYDDVTSEFALGEVAFYPNGIWAYSQIKNHEVADDDLGMLPYYMGIKGEEDYGTTSVYDASWAVNAKADEKDQQASLDFIKWMVSSKEGKEILSKEMGFSVPFTTFTDSDQPSNPLTTAARAYQKAGKNDVRSFPLPSPQWQEDLTSALTEYAQGTGTWAKFSSTFTEEWKSEWAHNKSELGLLPESQKFN from the coding sequence ATGAAGAATCTCAAAACCATCGCAAGCGCCGCCACCGCCATCATCATCGGACTGGGGAGTCTGGCAGGATGCGGAGGAGGCAGCGCCAGCGGCGACAAAGGACACGTCTATTACCTCAACGGCAAACCCGAGGTGGTGGATCAGCTGAAACAGCTGGCCGAGGACTACACCAAGGAAAGCGGCGTACAGGTCGACATTCAGACCGCGGCCTCGGGAAGCTACGAATCCACGCTCACCTCCGAACTGTCCAAAAGCAACGCACCCACGATGTTCACGGTGGCAGGTTATGACGAATTCGCCAAATACAAGCAATATCTCAAACCCATCCAGGACACGGACGTATACAAACTGATGTCCGACGAAGGCAAGGCCAACGCACATCAGGATTCCGACGGAGTGTACACGATGCCCTACGCAGCGGAATGGTACGGCATCATCTACAACAAGAAGATCGTCAACGAATACGCCTCGAAAAGCTATGCGCTGATTCACAGCGACGCCGATATCACCAATTACGAGACCCTCAAAAAGGTCGCCGAGGACATGCAGAAACACAAGGACGATCTGGGCATCAAGGCAGCCTTCGCCACTCCAGGATTGGACTCCTCCGACTCATACCGCTTCGCGGCACACATGACACGACTCCCGCTTTTCTACGAGTTCCGTGACGCGGACAGCACCTTCGAGGCAACCATCAAGGGCACGTATCTGAAGAACTACAAGGATCTGTTCGACCTCGAAATGAAGAACAGTCCGACGGAAGCATCGTTGCTGAGTTCGAAATCCTATGATGACGTGACCTCCGAATTCGCATTGGGCGAGGTCGCCTTCTACCCGAACGGCATATGGGCGTACAGCCAGATTAAGAACCACGAAGTCGCCGACGACGACCTCGGCATGCTCCCCTATTACATGGGCATCAAGGGGGAGGAAGACTACGGAACGACCTCAGTCTATGACGCGTCCTGGGCGGTCAACGCCAAGGCCGATGAGAAGGATCAGCAGGCTTCCCTCGACTTCATCAAATGGATGGTCAGCAGTAAGGAAGGCAAGGAAATCCTGAGCAAGGAGATGGGCTTCTCCGTGCCATTCACCACTTTCACCGACAGCGACCAACCCAGCAATCCTCTGACAACGGCTGCGCGAGCATACCAGAAAGCCGGCAAGAACGACGTGCGCAGCTTCCCGTTGCCAAGTCCCCAGTGGCAGGAGGACCTCACGAGCGCCCTAACCGAGTACGCCCAAGGCACGGGCACCTGGGCGAAATTTAGCTCGACATTCACCGAAGAATGGAAGAGCGAATGGGCGCACAACAAGTCCGAGCTCGGCTTGCTGCCTGAATCACAGAAATTCAATTAA
- a CDS encoding glycoside hydrolase family 13 protein — translation MTDNNLNDDWWKQAVVYQIYPRSFKDANGDGLGDIPGITSKMQYLRELGIDAIWLSPFYPSDLADGGYDIIDYRNVDPRLGTMQDFDAMVSAAHQEGIKVIVDIVPNHTANKHAWFLEALAAGRGSTARERYIFKEGSGPNGEFPPNDWQSLFGGPAWERVEDGQWYLHIFAKEQPDLNWNNPEVHEEFKKTLRFWSDHGTDGFRVDVAHGLAKKLDGASMKDLSRWTVHDSLSHDGTHPLWDRAQVHDIYREWRQVFNEYNPPRFAVGEAWVVPEHQYLYASPDELGQVFNFEFAIANWFSQDFRTAIRDGLQAAKSSGSTATWVMSNHDVPRHPSRYGLPQAPSKATHQLPKDWVLRDGTTYEENRELGTRRARAAILMETALPGSVYIYQGEELGLFEVPNIPWDRLEDPTPFRTRGRYTEKGRDGCRVPLPWNSQDAPHEASWDSRFGTGASFGFSPSDATAGSQSADPHLPQPLWYKDFAVDVEQQDPTSMLSLYKACLSHRAALLTSAHNTSVTWLDEGDEVIAYTRQAADNSGYTAIASITNFGKNAVALPEGDLILSSIQLDDPALLPQDASAWIGIK, via the coding sequence ATGACCGATAACAATCTCAATGACGACTGGTGGAAGCAAGCCGTTGTCTATCAGATATATCCACGAAGCTTCAAAGATGCAAACGGCGATGGCCTGGGCGATATTCCGGGCATAACTTCGAAGATGCAGTATCTGCGTGAGCTCGGCATCGATGCCATATGGCTTTCACCCTTCTACCCCTCCGACCTCGCCGACGGGGGATACGACATCATCGACTATAGAAACGTCGACCCGAGACTCGGTACGATGCAGGATTTCGATGCCATGGTGTCCGCCGCGCACCAAGAGGGCATCAAGGTCATCGTGGACATTGTGCCGAACCATACCGCGAACAAACACGCATGGTTCCTGGAGGCTCTCGCTGCAGGACGTGGCTCCACGGCACGCGAGCGCTATATCTTCAAGGAAGGCTCCGGACCGAATGGCGAATTCCCTCCTAATGACTGGCAGTCTCTTTTCGGCGGTCCAGCCTGGGAACGTGTCGAGGACGGCCAATGGTATCTGCATATCTTCGCCAAGGAGCAGCCGGATCTGAACTGGAACAATCCGGAGGTTCACGAGGAATTCAAGAAGACCCTGAGGTTCTGGTCGGATCATGGGACCGACGGATTCCGCGTCGATGTGGCGCACGGCCTGGCGAAGAAGCTGGACGGCGCTTCCATGAAGGACCTGTCGCGTTGGACCGTGCACGACTCGCTGTCGCATGACGGGACCCACCCGCTATGGGATCGTGCGCAGGTGCATGACATCTACCGCGAATGGCGACAGGTCTTCAATGAGTACAATCCTCCGCGCTTCGCTGTCGGAGAGGCATGGGTGGTGCCCGAGCACCAGTATCTGTATGCCTCACCGGACGAACTGGGTCAGGTCTTCAACTTTGAATTCGCCATCGCCAACTGGTTCAGCCAGGACTTCCGCACCGCGATTCGTGACGGTCTGCAGGCAGCCAAATCCTCCGGCTCCACAGCCACATGGGTGATGAGCAACCACGACGTACCGAGGCACCCGAGCCGATACGGCCTGCCGCAAGCCCCATCTAAGGCAACCCACCAGCTTCCCAAGGACTGGGTATTGCGCGACGGGACCACCTATGAGGAGAACCGGGAGCTCGGCACCAGACGTGCACGGGCGGCGATTCTGATGGAGACTGCACTACCGGGATCAGTGTATATCTACCAAGGCGAGGAACTTGGGCTGTTCGAGGTTCCCAACATCCCGTGGGACCGTCTCGAAGATCCCACACCATTCAGAACCAGAGGACGCTATACGGAAAAAGGTCGCGACGGTTGCCGCGTCCCATTGCCATGGAACTCGCAGGATGCACCGCACGAGGCGTCCTGGGATTCTCGCTTCGGCACCGGAGCATCTTTTGGATTCTCCCCGAGCGATGCCACGGCTGGCAGTCAGTCCGCCGACCCGCACCTTCCCCAGCCTCTGTGGTATAAGGATTTTGCCGTCGATGTTGAGCAACAGGACCCGACATCCATGCTGTCCTTGTACAAGGCATGCCTGTCGCATAGGGCGGCATTGCTGACATCAGCGCACAACACCTCGGTCACTTGGCTGGACGAGGGCGACGAAGTGATTGCATACACCCGCCAAGCGGCGGATAACAGCGGATATACGGCAATCGCCTCGATCACCAACTTCGGAAAGAATGCAGTCGCATTGCCGGAAGGTGATCTGATACTGAGCTCCATCCAGCTGGACGATCC
- a CDS encoding heat shock protein transcriptional repressor HspR, translating to MATIAREIRQMYLICARSLVAGRVDLDGADDAGIDIDLPVLTVGQVADLADIHPQTLRQYDRLRLIVPKRTEGGARRYSIRDLDRLCQAQYMSQEESINLAGITRILELAEENRQLRRQLRRLRTPEGSSIFAAAADGQVIEIQRSERARLWRRELHRRMDEADEAAQASDDRGDEGFPSSKSLIIWGLR from the coding sequence ATGGCCACGATAGCGAGAGAAATCAGACAGATGTATCTCATATGCGCCCGCTCCTTGGTCGCGGGTCGTGTGGATCTCGACGGTGCGGACGATGCCGGTATCGACATCGATCTTCCTGTGCTGACCGTCGGACAGGTCGCGGATCTGGCCGACATACATCCGCAGACCTTGCGGCAGTACGACCGGCTTCGGCTGATTGTGCCGAAACGTACCGAGGGCGGCGCTCGCAGATATTCGATTCGCGACTTGGATAGGCTCTGCCAGGCTCAATACATGAGTCAGGAAGAGTCCATCAACCTTGCGGGAATCACCAGGATTCTCGAATTGGCGGAGGAGAACAGGCAGCTTCGTCGTCAGCTGAGACGGTTGCGCACGCCCGAAGGGTCGAGCATCTTCGCCGCCGCTGCGGACGGGCAGGTCATTGAAATCCAACGTTCCGAGCGCGCACGGTTATGGCGTCGAGAGCTGCATCGGCGAATGGACGAGGCCGACGAAGCCGCACAGGCTTCCGACGATCGAGGGGACGAGGGTTTCCCTTCTTCGAAATCACTGATTATCTGGGGTCTGCGCTGA